In Haliaeetus albicilla chromosome 30, bHalAlb1.1, whole genome shotgun sequence, a single genomic region encodes these proteins:
- the LOC138683001 gene encoding putative uncharacterized protein ENSP00000383309, whose amino-acid sequence MRPLAQGVHDPLVCSRPPCTRGHDPPHPLPTPLARSRPPLHAHIPPTHSTPCLTVARDPSHEGFTTPSHAHTPPRALTHHPTVTRDPSHESSPPPLHAHDPPCTLMTPLARSQPPSHTPNPPRTLTTPLHEGSPTPSRAHPPPDCHARPLARGFTTPSHAHTPPHALTHHPTVTRDPSHESSPPPRTLTPPLTPPPSPPPPALRRPPDQDVDQTSLTKTLTKTLTKTLTKTSLTKTLTKTLTKTSLTKTLTKTLTKTSLTKTLTKTLTKTSLTKTLTKTLTKTSLTKTLTKTLTKTSLTKMSLTKMLTKTLTKTSLTKTLTKTLTKTSLTKMSLTKMLTKTLTKTSLTKTSLTKTSLTKTLTKTSLTKTSLTKTTLTKTSLTKTSLTKTSLTKMLTKTSTKTSLTKTSLTKTLTKTSLTKTSLTKTLTKTLTKTSLTKTLTKTLTKTSLTKMSLTKMLTKTLTKTSLTKTSLTKTLTKTSLTKTLTKTSLTKMLTKTR is encoded by the exons ATGCGACCCCTCGCACAAGGGGTTCACGACCCCCTCGTATGCTCACGACCCCCTTGCACGAGGGGTCACGACCCCCCTCACCCACTCCCAACCCCCCTCGCACGCTCACGACCCCCCTTGCACGCTCACATCCCCCCCACGCACTCGACCCCCTGCCTAACCGTCGCGCGCGACCCCTCGCACGAGGGGTTCACGACCCCCTCGCACGCTCACACCCCCCCTCGCGCGCTCACCCACCACCCGACCGTCACGCGCGACCCCTCGCACGAGAGCTCACCACCCCCCTTGCACGCTCACGACCCCCCTTGCACACTCATGACTCCCCTTGCACGCTCACAACCCCCCTCACACACTCCCAACCCCCCCCGCACGCTCACGACCCCCTTGCACGAGGGCTCACCGACCCCCTCGCGCGCTCACCCACCACCCGACTGTCACGCGCGACCCCTCGCACGAGGGTTCACGACCCCCTCGCACGCTCACACCCCCCCTCACGCACTCACCCACCACCCGACCGTCACGCGCGACCCCTCGCACGAGAGCTCACCACCCCCTCGCACGCTCACGCCCCCCCTC ACCCCGCCCCCCtcacccccgccccccgcccttCGCCGCCCGCCCGACCAAGACGTTGACCAGACGTCGTTGACCAAGACGTTGACCAAGACATTGACCAAGACGTTGACCAAGACGTCGTTGACCAAGACGTTGACCAAGACGTTGACCAAGACGTCGTTGACCAAGACGTTGACCAAGACGTTGACCAAGACGTCGTTGACCAAGACGTTGACCAAGACATTGACCAAGACGTCGTTGACCAAGACGTTGACCAAGACGTTGACCAAGACGTCGTTGACCAAGACGTTGACCAAGACATTGACCAAGACGTCGTTGACCAAGATGTCGTTGACCAAGATGTTGACCAAGACGTTGACCAAGACGTCGTTGACCAAGACGTTGACCAAGACATTGACCAAGACGTCGTTGACCAAGATGTCGTTGACCAAGATGTTGACCAAGACGTTGACCAAGACGTCGTTGACCAAGACGTCGTTGACCAAGACGTCGTTGACCAAGACGTTGACCAAGACGTCGTTGACCAAGACGTCGTTGACCAAGACGACGTTGACCAAGACGTCGTTGACCAAGACGTCGTTGACCAAGACGTCGTTGACCAAGATGTTGACCAAGACGTCGACCAAGACGTCGTTGACCAAGACGTCGTTGACCAAGACGTTGACCAAGACGTCGTTGACCAAGACGTCGTTGACCAAGACGTTGACCAAGACGTTGACCAAGACGTCGTTGACCAAGACGTTGACCAAGACATTGACCAAGACGTCGTTGACCAAGATGTCGTTGACCAAGATGTTGACCAAGACGTTGACCAAGACGTCGTTGACCAAGACGTCGTTGACCAAGACGTTGACAAAGACGTCGTTGACCAAGACGTTGACCAAGACGTCGTTGACCAAGATGTTGACCAAGAC ACGTTGA